A region from the Leptospira ellinghausenii genome encodes:
- a CDS encoding TRAP transporter small permease yields MKFVERILNTLSFGEKWAGGICFLLLTLLMIADVSKREVIDKVLGWTLEATEAYPNTGVAGLIGDWSIYIAESIHSGTSSFLEWMGLGGIIWAQKLSLYFMLWGGLFGSALASAKGSHLRPEIADKALPKAVLHYVKIIEQWVISIFFLFLAYLSVIYVLESISLDEVNPVTEIHLWKVQLIFPYIFLSMGFRHLCYGIFPSLIPSDINEATEALELAEKELSESNSGGKR; encoded by the coding sequence ATGAAATTCGTCGAACGAATTCTAAATACTTTGAGTTTCGGCGAGAAATGGGCAGGGGGAATTTGTTTCCTTCTGCTCACTCTTCTCATGATTGCTGACGTTTCCAAAAGGGAAGTCATCGATAAAGTGTTAGGTTGGACATTAGAAGCCACAGAAGCATACCCAAATACCGGTGTCGCAGGACTCATTGGTGATTGGAGTATTTACATTGCAGAATCCATTCACAGTGGAACTTCCAGCTTCTTAGAGTGGATGGGCCTTGGTGGAATCATTTGGGCACAAAAATTATCCCTTTATTTTATGTTATGGGGTGGTTTGTTCGGATCTGCATTGGCAAGTGCCAAAGGCTCACACTTACGCCCAGAAATTGCAGACAAGGCATTACCAAAAGCCGTATTGCATTATGTAAAAATCATCGAACAATGGGTGATTTCGATTTTCTTTTTATTCTTAGCTTACTTATCAGTCATTTATGTTTTAGAAAGTATCAGTTTAGATGAAGTCAATCCAGTGACAGAAATCCATTTATGGAAAGTCCAATTGATTTTTCCTTACATTTTCCTTTCTATGGGATTTAGACATTTGTGTTATGGAATTTTTCCTTCACTTATCCCTTCCGACATCAATGAAGCCACTGAGGCTTTGGAACTTGCGGAAAAAGAACTTTCCGAATCAAATTCAGGAGGGAAACGTTAA
- the purN gene encoding phosphoribosylglycinamide formyltransferase, producing MGKTKRVVFLASGRGSNFSASVEFIRKNKLKLDIQALVSDNPEAKALTIAKKFGISTKVIPYHTYTSKLDYHRDLLHQVESYSPDLIVACGYMRILKPDFVGRFPNQIINVHPSLLPAFPGLDSQKQALDYGVKIAGCTVHFVWEGVDTGPIILQKAIAIRPEWTEKELSLAILKEEHKALPLAIQLFCEDKLKIKERKVEILK from the coding sequence ATGGGAAAAACAAAACGTGTTGTTTTTTTGGCTTCAGGCAGAGGGTCAAATTTTTCGGCTTCGGTAGAATTTATCCGTAAAAACAAGCTGAAATTAGACATCCAGGCTTTGGTTTCCGACAATCCAGAAGCAAAAGCCCTTACGATCGCTAAAAAATTCGGGATTTCCACCAAAGTGATCCCATACCATACTTACACGTCTAAATTAGACTACCACAGAGACTTACTCCACCAAGTGGAATCTTATTCCCCTGACCTAATTGTTGCCTGTGGGTATATGAGAATCCTAAAACCTGACTTTGTGGGGCGTTTTCCTAACCAAATCATCAATGTCCACCCAAGCCTCCTACCAGCCTTCCCTGGGCTCGATTCCCAAAAACAAGCATTGGATTACGGTGTCAAAATTGCAGGTTGTACTGTCCATTTTGTTTGGGAAGGAGTGGATACAGGCCCCATCATTTTACAAAAAGCGATTGCCATTCGTCCTGAATGGACTGAAAAAGAATTATCATTGGCAATCCTTAAGGAAGAACACAAAGCCCTTCCCCTCGCTATACAACTGTTTTGTGAAGATAAATTAAAAATCAAAGAACGAAAGGTAGAAATCCTAAAATGA
- a CDS encoding deoxyguanosinetriphosphate triphosphohydrolase, whose amino-acid sequence MKKGRNELLLEEEKILAPYAVKSRHSGTRAYVEPEHPYRLPFQRDKDRIIHSHAFKRLEYKTQVFVYSEGDHFRNRLTHTLEVAGISKTISKVLGLNEDLSESIALAHDLGHSPFGHAGQDALAELMKEKGGFEHNKQSLRVVQKLERRYPEFPGLNLCEETLLGIMKHGGGYEPTNLLVVRREKGPSLEAMIVDSSDEITYSAHDLEDGLESGLLQLEEVKTLSIWKRIQDSLPKTEKKSGSEIHSISRSIGRVLLNLMVSDLIETIHQTLIQYDVNTRESISELYSKKIKIVQFSEEFQKEFVELKHFLFQNLYRHSEVSRMSERGKEIIYLLFKHFESHPDSIPESYRNREAEDGRMRIICDYIAGMTDRYAIEKLKREGIFWFPY is encoded by the coding sequence ATGAAGAAAGGGAGAAATGAACTCCTTCTTGAAGAAGAAAAAATCCTTGCACCCTATGCCGTGAAAAGTCGTCATTCCGGCACTCGCGCGTATGTGGAACCGGAACATCCGTATCGATTGCCTTTCCAAAGAGATAAGGATCGGATCATCCATTCACATGCGTTCAAACGCTTAGAATACAAAACACAAGTCTTTGTATACTCAGAGGGAGATCATTTTCGAAATCGATTGACTCATACCTTAGAAGTAGCAGGGATTTCAAAAACGATTTCCAAGGTCCTCGGGCTCAATGAAGATTTAAGTGAGTCCATCGCACTTGCCCATGACTTGGGTCATTCTCCTTTTGGGCATGCAGGCCAAGATGCTCTCGCAGAACTCATGAAAGAAAAAGGTGGTTTTGAACATAATAAACAATCACTTAGGGTCGTACAAAAGTTGGAGAGGAGGTATCCTGAATTTCCAGGTCTCAATTTATGCGAAGAAACTTTACTAGGCATTATGAAACATGGTGGTGGGTACGAACCAACTAACTTACTTGTGGTGAGGCGGGAAAAAGGTCCCTCTTTAGAAGCAATGATTGTCGATTCTTCAGATGAAATTACCTATTCTGCACATGACTTAGAAGATGGATTAGAAAGTGGTTTATTACAATTGGAAGAAGTGAAAACACTTTCCATTTGGAAACGAATCCAAGACAGTCTGCCTAAAACTGAAAAAAAATCCGGGTCTGAAATCCATTCCATATCTAGGTCGATTGGGCGAGTTTTACTGAATCTAATGGTTTCTGATTTGATTGAAACCATTCACCAAACATTGATTCAATATGATGTAAATACGAGAGAATCCATTTCTGAATTATACTCAAAAAAAATCAAAATCGTACAATTTTCAGAAGAGTTTCAAAAAGAATTCGTCGAACTCAAACATTTTTTATTCCAAAATTTGTATAGGCATTCTGAAGTTTCTAGGATGAGTGAAAGGGGTAAGGAAATCATTTATTTACTTTTTAAACATTTTGAATCACATCCTGATTCCATCCCTGAATCCTACCGAAACAGAGAAGCGGAAGATGGCAGGATGAGAATTATCTGCGATTATATCGCTGGTATGACAGATCGTTATGCTATTGAAAAATTAAAACGAGAAGGGATCTTTTGGTTTCCTTATTGA
- the purH gene encoding bifunctional phosphoribosylaminoimidazolecarboxamide formyltransferase/IMP cyclohydrolase — translation MIQIKRALVSVSDKTGITEICSFLAKNGVEILSTGGTYDALSKAGVPVKKVDEFTGFPEILHGRVKTLHPKIHGGLLGDTTNPDHVKQMDANGIVPITLVIVNLYPFVKTVMKPDVTLEDAIENIDIGGPSMLRSAAKNHKNVVVLIDPKDYESFQKEFTTNSGKISRETAFGYAAKVFSETASYDSAISTYFNKRLGIKYPDKITFAFNKKQKLRYGENPHQDAAFYEPLFLKSQFEALQGKELSFNNMLDFDAAFHVASLLPKNAVSIVKHLNPCGIAFGETVLESFELARKTDPISAFGGIIGIHGRVEKEAAEEITKNFVEGVIAESFSNDALEIFSKKPNIRLIPIAKFDEALDELDLRSLHHGLLIQNRDYDLITKDKLKIVSKKQPTEDDLEGLMFAWNCVKFIKSNAIVYTDQNSTLGIGAGQMSRVDSVELGAMKAQKVGLSVVGSYVGSDAFFPFRDGIDAIAKVGAKAIIQPGGSIRDEEVIQAADEHGLIMVFTGMRHFRH, via the coding sequence ATGATCCAAATTAAAAGAGCACTTGTTTCTGTTTCCGATAAAACAGGAATCACCGAAATCTGTTCCTTCCTTGCGAAAAACGGAGTGGAAATTTTATCCACTGGTGGAACGTATGATGCTTTGTCAAAGGCCGGCGTACCTGTCAAAAAGGTAGATGAATTTACTGGTTTTCCAGAAATCTTACATGGCCGAGTGAAAACCCTTCACCCTAAAATCCACGGCGGATTACTTGGTGATACAACCAATCCCGATCACGTAAAACAAATGGATGCCAATGGAATTGTTCCAATTACTCTCGTGATTGTCAATTTATACCCATTTGTGAAGACTGTGATGAAACCTGATGTGACTCTCGAAGACGCGATCGAGAACATTGATATCGGTGGACCATCTATGTTACGTTCGGCGGCGAAAAACCACAAAAATGTTGTCGTTTTAATAGATCCAAAAGATTATGAATCTTTCCAAAAGGAATTTACGACTAACTCGGGAAAAATTTCAAGAGAAACTGCCTTTGGTTATGCGGCAAAGGTGTTTTCAGAAACAGCATCTTATGACTCAGCAATCTCAACATACTTTAACAAACGTTTAGGTATAAAATACCCCGACAAAATCACTTTTGCATTTAATAAAAAACAAAAACTTCGTTATGGTGAAAACCCACACCAAGATGCTGCGTTTTACGAACCTTTGTTCCTTAAATCACAATTTGAAGCATTACAAGGAAAAGAACTTTCCTTTAACAATATGTTGGATTTTGATGCAGCTTTTCACGTGGCAAGTTTACTTCCGAAAAATGCAGTTTCCATTGTAAAACACTTAAATCCTTGTGGAATTGCATTCGGAGAAACTGTTTTGGAATCGTTTGAACTCGCAAGAAAAACGGATCCCATTTCAGCATTTGGTGGAATCATTGGAATCCATGGACGAGTGGAAAAAGAGGCTGCAGAGGAAATCACAAAGAACTTTGTGGAAGGAGTGATTGCTGAAAGTTTTTCCAATGACGCATTAGAAATTTTCTCAAAAAAACCTAACATTCGTTTGATCCCAATTGCTAAGTTTGATGAAGCACTTGATGAATTGGATTTACGATCCCTCCACCATGGCCTTCTCATCCAAAACAGAGATTATGATCTCATCACCAAAGACAAATTAAAAATCGTTTCGAAAAAACAACCAACGGAAGACGATCTTGAAGGATTGATGTTTGCATGGAATTGTGTAAAGTTTATCAAATCCAATGCCATCGTGTACACGGACCAAAATTCAACGCTTGGAATTGGTGCAGGCCAAATGTCTCGCGTGGATTCTGTTGAACTTGGCGCGATGAAAGCCCAGAAGGTAGGACTATCCGTTGTAGGATCCTACGTAGGAAGTGATGCATTTTTTCCATTCCGTGATGGGATTGATGCCATTGCAAAAGTAGGTGCGAAAGCAATTATCCAACCAGGTGGTTCTATTCGGGATGAAGAAGTAATCCAAGCTGCAGACGAACATGGACTCATTATGGTCTTCACGGGAATGAGGCATTTCCGTCACTAA
- a CDS encoding glutathione S-transferase family protein, with amino-acid sequence MYSLYSHPNSTYSKRVHIYMKYRKLEYETIHVALDKLENRKKPFLQINPYGKVPVLKDGEFLLSESSAIIRYLEEKHQFSNPLFPLGLHKRALLNQMVNQCESEYCFPNSVVYFSKKFVPEEKWEPKRMKDSSKRIGRHLEIIDSILSKDQYLFSNEFGLLEILYAPFIEHNQMMDTNTPDSVENWIKRVMEEPAVKAILGM; translated from the coding sequence ATGTATAGTCTGTATTCCCATCCGAATTCCACTTATAGCAAACGAGTTCATATTTATATGAAGTATCGAAAATTGGAATATGAAACCATCCACGTGGCTCTTGACAAATTGGAAAATCGGAAAAAACCATTTCTCCAAATCAATCCTTATGGAAAGGTTCCTGTTTTAAAAGATGGTGAGTTTTTACTTTCTGAATCCTCGGCTATTATACGTTACTTAGAAGAGAAACATCAGTTTTCGAATCCACTTTTCCCTCTTGGTTTACATAAAAGAGCCCTGCTAAACCAGATGGTAAACCAATGTGAATCCGAATATTGTTTTCCAAATAGCGTTGTTTACTTCTCTAAAAAATTTGTCCCGGAAGAAAAATGGGAACCAAAACGGATGAAGGATTCTTCCAAACGGATTGGAAGGCATTTGGAGATCATTGATTCCATCCTTTCCAAAGACCAATATTTGTTTTCGAATGAATTTGGACTTTTGGAAATCCTTTATGCTCCTTTTATTGAACACAACCAAATGATGGATACAAATACTCCTGATTCGGTAGAAAATTGGATCAAACGAGTGATGGAAGAACCAGCTGTGAAAGCGATACTTGGTATGTAA
- the fliS gene encoding flagellar export chaperone FliS — MSLARKTGASAYNEYKANEISTVSQIKLIVMLFDGAIRFLGVAKDNMTPRKYDVVNNNIIKTQDIITELLLSLNMEEGKEVANNLLSLYIYLKKRLLEANMRKDKAIIDECIKILGELKVSWEELEKKEPQSPQQNLGQRTTGISITG; from the coding sequence ATGTCGCTTGCGAGAAAAACCGGTGCCTCAGCTTACAATGAATACAAAGCCAACGAGATCTCTACCGTTAGCCAAATCAAATTGATTGTCATGTTATTTGATGGGGCCATTCGTTTCCTTGGTGTTGCAAAGGACAATATGACTCCAAGAAAGTATGATGTCGTAAACAACAACATTATCAAAACCCAAGACATCATCACAGAATTACTTTTGTCACTCAATATGGAAGAGGGGAAAGAAGTAGCAAATAACCTTTTGTCTTTGTACATTTATCTCAAAAAAAGATTACTCGAAGCGAATATGCGTAAGGACAAAGCGATCATTGACGAATGCATAAAAATCTTAGGAGAATTAAAAGTTTCCTGGGAAGAGTTGGAGAAAAAGGAACCACAATCTCCACAACAAAATTTAGGCCAAAGAACAACTGGAATCTCAATTACTGGTTAA
- a CDS encoding TRAP transporter large permease, whose amino-acid sequence MGSWGILILLLALILLRQPLIVLMGAITVYCYYFLPDPPLESFHELNSIIGDLFFAGDKEILLAIPLFIIAGNLMTHGSIARRLIRIAQAMTAPIPAGLAIAGVFSCGIFAAISGSSPVTLIAIGGLMYPSLTKAGYPTQFSMGLLASGGTLGIIIPPSIPMIVYAIMVGVSVTDLFIAGIGPGILLMSLLMIYSVFRAGNVGRGKWDWAEIRIAWKEGILALMMPVVILGGIYSGFFTATESAAIAVFYAILVEVFIHKELSFPKIPKIMAESAEMLGILFLILILAVSLNKFMIENEIPQNLVAKMSELISSPVTFLIGVNILLLIVGMFMDIMSAILVLAPLLAPMAVNYGINPVHFGIIMIVNLEIGYLTPPVGVNLFVASGIFKQPLGKVIQSVAPIVGMFLIGLILISWIPEISLGLLGGEATTPSP is encoded by the coding sequence ATGGGTTCTTGGGGAATACTCATACTCTTACTTGCCTTAATATTACTCAGGCAACCATTGATTGTACTCATGGGTGCGATCACTGTGTACTGTTATTACTTTTTACCAGATCCGCCTCTTGAGTCTTTTCATGAACTCAATAGTATCATTGGGGATTTATTTTTTGCAGGTGATAAGGAAATCCTTCTTGCGATTCCACTTTTCATCATTGCGGGAAATTTAATGACTCACGGTAGTATTGCCAGACGACTCATCCGAATTGCACAAGCAATGACAGCACCCATTCCAGCAGGGCTTGCCATCGCAGGTGTTTTCTCCTGTGGGATTTTTGCTGCGATTTCTGGATCGTCCCCAGTGACCCTCATTGCGATTGGTGGACTCATGTATCCATCTCTTACCAAAGCAGGTTACCCAACTCAGTTTTCCATGGGATTACTTGCCTCTGGAGGGACACTCGGTATCATCATTCCACCTAGTATTCCGATGATTGTTTATGCCATCATGGTGGGAGTATCAGTGACGGATCTTTTCATAGCAGGGATTGGCCCTGGAATTTTACTCATGAGTTTACTCATGATTTATTCCGTCTTCCGTGCAGGCAATGTTGGTCGTGGGAAATGGGACTGGGCAGAAATTCGAATCGCTTGGAAAGAAGGGATTCTTGCTCTAATGATGCCAGTTGTGATCCTTGGTGGAATTTATTCTGGATTTTTCACAGCGACTGAATCCGCAGCCATTGCCGTATTTTATGCAATCCTTGTAGAAGTGTTCATTCACAAAGAATTAAGTTTTCCGAAAATTCCGAAAATCATGGCAGAAAGTGCTGAGATGCTCGGGATCTTATTTCTCATCCTAATCCTTGCGGTGAGTTTGAATAAGTTCATGATCGAAAATGAAATCCCGCAGAACCTAGTGGCAAAAATGTCAGAACTCATTTCAAGTCCTGTCACCTTTCTCATTGGTGTGAACATTTTACTCCTCATTGTGGGTATGTTCATGGATATCATGAGTGCGATTCTAGTACTTGCACCACTACTTGCTCCAATGGCAGTCAATTATGGAATCAACCCAGTTCACTTTGGTATCATTATGATTGTCAATTTGGAAATCGGTTATTTAACTCCTCCAGTTGGTGTGAATTTATTTGTGGCATCAGGGATCTTCAAACAACCGTTAGGAAAAGTAATCCAATCTGTTGCTCCAATTGTAGGAATGTTTCTCATTGGACTCATCCTTATCAGTTGGATCCCAGAAATTTCTCTTGGACTTCTTGGTGGAGAAGCAACTACACCTAGTCCATAA
- a CDS encoding flagellar protein FlgN, translated as MKQISYKHLLQKKIQLLNSLITNLKREEELLSYRDADTAVKIEFKNETLVRKLEELDAEISEHQELDVHTEEEIALSETVFSKLDEARSLQQKVQELLVFEMNESKKEYWEFSIKRRLKSHLVFSSGLSWTKNYC; from the coding sequence ATGAAGCAAATATCTTACAAACACTTACTGCAAAAAAAAATCCAACTCCTTAATTCCCTGATCACGAATCTAAAACGAGAAGAAGAATTATTATCCTACAGAGATGCAGATACAGCAGTTAAGATTGAGTTTAAAAATGAAACTCTTGTTCGTAAATTGGAAGAGTTGGATGCAGAAATTTCGGAACACCAAGAATTAGATGTTCATACAGAAGAGGAAATTGCCCTTTCCGAAACCGTTTTTTCTAAATTAGATGAAGCACGAAGCCTTCAACAAAAAGTCCAAGAATTGCTTGTTTTCGAAATGAATGAAAGTAAAAAAGAATATTGGGAGTTCAGTATCAAACGAAGGTTAAAATCTCATTTGGTATTTTCCTCTGGTCTTTCATGGACAAAAAATTACTGTTAA
- a CDS encoding DnaJ domain-containing protein, which translates to MDKKLLLNDSLHFLGLSSGFTESDLKDSYHKLAKKYHPDSGEFTSDVMFVELNKHYENLKEFLLIHPEETNAETNINSEVSHPKNTNQSTKETLENKPSKDPIFQEYKLAKEKETEVILRYYEKRNLHPIELSTALNKELVQLQKELEPVLQVYANILKQHPSSLWANDAKNSLDRLRVWWSKE; encoded by the coding sequence ATGGACAAAAAATTACTGTTAAATGATTCGTTACATTTTTTAGGATTAAGTTCTGGATTTACCGAGTCTGATTTAAAAGATTCTTATCACAAACTAGCAAAAAAATACCACCCTGATAGCGGTGAATTTACAAGTGATGTGATGTTTGTGGAGCTAAACAAACATTACGAAAACTTAAAAGAATTCCTACTCATCCACCCTGAAGAAACGAATGCAGAAACTAACATAAACAGTGAAGTCTCCCATCCTAAAAACACAAATCAAAGTACAAAAGAAACTTTGGAAAATAAACCCTCCAAAGATCCTATTTTCCAAGAATATAAATTAGCCAAAGAAAAGGAAACGGAAGTTATCCTTCGTTATTATGAAAAACGAAACCTACATCCCATTGAACTTTCAACTGCGTTAAATAAAGAACTAGTACAATTACAGAAAGAATTGGAACCAGTTTTGCAGGTGTATGCCAACATTCTAAAACAACATCCCTCAAGTTTATGGGCTAATGATGCCAAAAATTCCTTAGATCGGCTTCGTGTTTGGTGGTCAAAAGAATAA
- a CDS encoding TRAP transporter TatT component family protein, which produces MNQTKHWSKIALATLVLASVVACGKSRQLKITASDVTRATTPAKLPADIEKLWKNRHNEQDLRQALVSLEKFATENPQYADVKVLLCRGNYLMGDGHLWLKLTGDADEDAKVKEESIAFYDAAVTWCEAALAMNPKFRDKVVKEGLEIEKSLDVLGPEDIDALYWRYASLGKWSRLVGFTTLLNNRSKFTAMVNRVKEIEKAMGKEYFYSATLRYDAASNALSPTGDKKLADKYFEEAIAKHPNYFAVRVLYAESRLKGNEEKFKKQLDYVIKGKAASLPEIEPDQIVEQRKAKKLLDEL; this is translated from the coding sequence ATGAACCAAACGAAACATTGGTCAAAAATCGCGCTCGCAACTCTGGTACTCGCTTCAGTCGTTGCATGCGGAAAATCAAGACAATTGAAAATAACGGCTTCGGATGTGACTCGAGCAACCACACCAGCAAAACTTCCAGCTGACATAGAAAAACTTTGGAAGAACCGTCATAACGAACAAGACCTTAGACAAGCACTTGTTAGTTTAGAGAAATTTGCAACTGAGAACCCACAATATGCGGATGTAAAAGTATTATTGTGCCGTGGTAATTATTTGATGGGTGATGGCCATTTATGGCTAAAACTAACTGGCGATGCAGATGAAGATGCAAAGGTAAAAGAAGAATCAATCGCATTTTATGATGCTGCCGTGACTTGGTGTGAAGCAGCACTTGCCATGAATCCAAAATTCAGAGACAAAGTAGTAAAAGAAGGTTTAGAAATCGAAAAGTCTCTTGATGTACTTGGACCAGAAGACATTGATGCTCTCTATTGGAGATATGCATCTCTCGGAAAATGGTCAAGGTTGGTTGGTTTCACTACCCTTCTCAACAACCGATCTAAATTTACTGCTATGGTAAACCGAGTTAAAGAAATTGAAAAAGCAATGGGTAAAGAATATTTTTATTCTGCAACACTCAGATATGATGCAGCAAGTAACGCTCTCTCACCAACAGGTGATAAAAAATTAGCTGATAAATACTTTGAAGAAGCGATTGCAAAACACCCTAATTACTTTGCAGTTCGCGTGCTTTACGCAGAAAGCCGTTTAAAGGGTAACGAAGAGAAATTCAAAAAACAATTAGATTACGTGATCAAAGGGAAAGCAGCTTCTTTACCAGAAATTGAACCTGATCAAATCGTTGAACAACGAAAAGCTAAAAAATTACTCGACGAATTATAA
- the dctP gene encoding TRAP transporter substrate-binding protein DctP, with amino-acid sequence MFLKQLKYLVCVTMALTISGGLFAQTTVKLATVAPEGSPWANELAKIKKKIESESQGQIKFKIYPGGQMGGENEILQQVIRGKLQGAGLTAGALANTVKELNVLEIPYLFNSYAQADCVLDEHLLEDFRKLFESKGLIFVTWAENGYRSIGTKSTLVKKPEDLKGIKIRIQESPVHIAYWKQLGVSGIPIAIPEVLPSLQTGVVEGFDNTPLFTLAAEWQTAIKYFTLTRHIYQPAAILYSKKYWDTLNDEQKKTLMGEGNKLAPGARQAVRSIEKNMIATLKKADVQVYEPSSAELASFKAAGNAVAGQVVGKIGGQSKQIYDKIQKAKAACGG; translated from the coding sequence ATGTTTTTAAAGCAGTTAAAATATTTAGTTTGTGTAACTATGGCCCTCACAATCAGTGGGGGTCTTTTTGCCCAAACAACCGTTAAACTAGCGACAGTTGCACCCGAAGGATCACCTTGGGCCAACGAATTAGCTAAAATCAAAAAGAAAATCGAAAGTGAATCTCAAGGACAAATTAAATTTAAAATTTATCCTGGTGGGCAAATGGGTGGAGAAAATGAAATCCTCCAACAAGTGATTCGTGGAAAACTGCAAGGGGCAGGTTTAACAGCTGGAGCTCTTGCAAACACAGTCAAAGAATTAAACGTACTCGAAATTCCATACCTCTTTAATTCTTATGCGCAAGCGGATTGCGTTCTCGACGAACATCTGTTAGAAGATTTTAGAAAACTTTTTGAATCAAAAGGACTTATTTTTGTCACTTGGGCAGAAAATGGATACAGGTCCATTGGAACAAAATCCACTCTCGTGAAAAAACCGGAAGACCTAAAAGGGATCAAAATCAGAATCCAGGAATCTCCTGTTCACATTGCATATTGGAAACAATTAGGTGTGAGTGGAATTCCCATTGCAATCCCAGAAGTTTTACCATCGTTACAAACTGGTGTGGTAGAAGGATTCGACAACACTCCTCTATTCACTCTTGCAGCAGAATGGCAAACAGCGATTAAGTATTTTACATTGACTCGCCATATTTACCAACCTGCAGCGATTCTATACTCAAAAAAGTATTGGGATACACTCAACGACGAACAAAAAAAGACACTGATGGGTGAAGGAAACAAACTCGCTCCAGGTGCAAGACAAGCTGTTCGATCCATCGAAAAGAACATGATTGCTACTTTGAAAAAAGCAGACGTACAAGTTTATGAACCTTCTAGTGCAGAACTAGCAAGTTTCAAAGCAGCTGGAAATGCAGTCGCAGGACAAGTTGTCGGAAAAATTGGTGGTCAATCGAAACAAATTTACGATAAAATCCAAAAAGCGAAAGCAGCTTGTGGTGGTTAG
- a CDS encoding LIC11661 family lipoprotein: MNLKQAMFAFSLILTLVWVWNCTNYSTTASVQAPPTLISITNNGNSNFTIKVRAQNPEFIFQGYRLYQAATESLAQNPTDTNLGTDCILAQATIVQPIEYTFEVDPTTKANTAGVSCRIFATLSPGSYISMRTLGLAVNLQNSTSSYRVSLPSNALIVP, from the coding sequence ATGAACCTAAAACAGGCGATGTTTGCTTTTTCCCTGATTCTAACCTTAGTTTGGGTCTGGAATTGCACCAATTATTCCACAACTGCTTCTGTCCAAGCACCACCCACTCTCATTTCCATTACAAATAATGGGAATTCCAACTTTACCATCAAAGTGAGAGCCCAAAACCCCGAGTTCATCTTCCAAGGGTATCGGTTGTACCAAGCTGCGACAGAAAGTTTAGCCCAAAATCCAACCGATACAAACCTGGGAACCGACTGCATTTTAGCCCAAGCAACGATTGTCCAACCGATTGAATACACCTTTGAGGTCGATCCGACCACCAAGGCAAATACAGCAGGGGTTTCTTGCCGCATTTTTGCCACATTATCCCCTGGATCGTATATTTCGATGAGAACTCTTGGACTTGCCGTAAACCTACAAAATAGCACAAGTTCCTACCGAGTTTCTCTCCCATCTAACGCGCTTATTGTCCCATAA
- a CDS encoding DedA family protein — MDFLQTLVTIFMQYGYFAVFGILILCGFGLPVPEDISLTAGGVISGLGYANVHIMFFVGMAGVLIGDSFVFWLGSHYGERALTLPVLRTVLHPERFDKVREQFKKYGRWVVFVGRFMPGLRMPIFFTAGTSKQISFFLFLLTDGFAALISVPIWVYLGYYFAHNFDELMSWVRGGQTIILALVAILIGILFFYWWRRKRQEGKGDK, encoded by the coding sequence ATGGACTTTCTACAAACCCTAGTTACGATTTTTATGCAATACGGTTATTTTGCCGTTTTTGGAATTCTCATCCTTTGCGGATTCGGTCTTCCAGTTCCAGAAGACATTTCACTTACGGCGGGTGGTGTGATATCGGGGCTTGGTTATGCCAATGTTCATATTATGTTTTTTGTGGGTATGGCTGGGGTTCTCATAGGTGATAGTTTTGTTTTTTGGTTGGGAAGCCATTATGGAGAAAGGGCTCTGACCCTACCTGTTTTAAGGACAGTCCTCCATCCAGAACGATTTGATAAAGTCAGAGAACAATTTAAAAAATATGGTCGTTGGGTTGTATTTGTGGGAAGGTTTATGCCTGGACTTAGAATGCCTATATTTTTTACCGCTGGAACCTCCAAACAAATTAGTTTTTTCTTATTCCTCTTAACGGATGGATTTGCTGCACTCATCTCTGTACCGATTTGGGTTTACCTCGGGTATTATTTTGCTCATAATTTTGATGAACTCATGAGTTGGGTTCGCGGGGGCCAAACCATCATTTTAGCATTGGTTGCAATCCTCATTGGCATTCTATTTTTCTACTGGTGGCGGAGGAAACGCCAAGAGGGAAAAGGAGACAAATGA